The nucleotide sequence GGAGTCGGCGTCAGAGCTCGCATGACACCGAACGGCGGCGTGCGTCGCGGCCCCTCCCGCGGCGCGAGCGGACCGGTTCACGGCAGCGACCGCTCCGACGCCCGCGTCGTCGGCGGCGGCAGCAGCGTCGGCCGCTGCGCCGCCGGCATGGGCGTCGGCGCCGACGTCCGATCCCGCACGACGCCGGACGGCGACGGGCTTCGCGTCCCCTCCCGCGGCGGACGCGAGCCGGTCCACCGCGGCTGCCGCTGCGACGCCGGAGTCGGCGTCTGCGGCGGCCGCTGCGACGCCGGCATGGGCGTCGACGTCGGAGCCCGCACGACACCGAACGGCGGCAGCCGTCGCGTCCCCTCCCCCGGCACATGCGGGCCGATCCACGGCAGCGGCCGAGCCGACGCCCGCGCCGGCAGCGTCGTCGGCCACGCCGACGCCGACGTGGGCGTCGGCGTCGGCATCCGATCCCGCACGGCGCCGGACCGCGGCGGGCATCGCCTCCCCTCCCGCGGCGGACAAGGGCCGGTCCACGGCGGCGGCCGCTGCGACGCCGGCGTGGGCGTCGGCGTCGCCGTCCGATCCCGCACGGCGCCGAACGGCGGCAGGCGGCGCGTCCCCTCCCCCGCCGCACGCGGACCGGCCCACGGCAGCGGCCGCGCCGACGCCCGCGTCGGCGTCAGCGGCGTCGGCGTCAGCGGCGGCGGCAACAGCAGCAGCAGCAGCAGCGTCGGACGCTGTCCCGCCGGCGTGGGCGTCGGCGTCGCCGTCCGATCCCCCACGGCGCCCGACCGCGGCGGGCGTCGCGTCCCCTCCCGGGGCGGACGCGGGCCGATCCACGGCGGCGGCCGCTACGCGGCCGACCTCGGCGTCAGAGCTCGCATGACACCGAACGGCGGCGTGCGTCGCGGCCCCTCCCGCGGCGGACGCGGACCCGCCCACGGCAGCGACCGCGCCGACGCCCGCATCGGCGTCAGAGCACGCACAACACCGAACGGCTGCAGGCGGCGCGTCCCCTCCCCCGCCGCACGCGGACCGGCCCACGGCAGCGGCCGCGCCGACGCCCGCGTCGGCGTCAGCGGCGTCGGCGTCAGCGGCGGCAGCAGCAGCAGCGTCGGCCGCTGTCCCGTCGGCGTGGGCGTCGGCGTCGCCGTCCGATCCCGCACGGCGCCGGACCGCGGCGGGCGTCGCGTCCCCTCCCGCGCCGCACACGGACCGGTCCACGGACGCAGCCGCTTCGACGCCTGCGTCCGCTTCGGCGTCGGCTTCGACGCCTGCGGCTACATCGACATCGGCGCTCCGCCCGGTACGCGGCCACTCGCGCCGGTCGGCGGGCTGCGGGGCCTCGGCGCGCTGCCTGGGCAGGTCGTCGGCGTGGGTGCCGAGGGCTCGGGTGAGGAGGATGCCGCGGCCCGACTCCAGGAGGCTCAGCGCTCGGGTCGGTGCGTCGGCGGATAGGGCGCAGGCCGCCGCGTCGGCGGCGAGGCCGCGGCTTTCGGCTAGTACGCGTTCCGCGTCGGCGAGGGGCAGGTGGCGGGAGGCGAGCGTGGGGAGTTGGGCGAGGGCGTGGCCGTACGCCGTGGCGGCCTCCTCCGGCCGGCGCGCCTTCATCGCCTCGAACCCCCAGGCGTGGGCCGCCCTGAGCCGCGTCAGAGGGGGCGCCGTGGGGTGGAGCGCGGCGGCGCGCAGCGCGGCGGATGCTCCGGGGCGCCCGCGCGCTGCCAGGACGAGGCCGAGCTGGTGCTGGACGCCCGCGTACCGGGGGTGGCGGGTGGGCAGTGCGGCGGCCGCCGTACGGAGCAGGCTCTCGGCGCGGTCGGCGTCCTCCGCGCGTCCGGCGAGCTGGAAGCGCTCGGTGAGCGCGGAGGCCAGGTTGAGCAGGGCGCCCACGCGCGGCCCGAGGGCGGTGTCGGCGTCGGCCGCCGCCGCTTCCAGGGCGTCGATCCGCGCCCGCGAGTCCGCCTCGTCGGAGCCGCGTTCGCGCCGTACGCGCAGGACGTTGGCGAGGCCCTGCTGGAGGAGGACGTGGTCGCGGTGGCCCGGCGGCGCGAGGAGGACGGCCTCCTTGTGCGCGGCGACGGCCTCGGTGAGGTCCTTGGGGTCTCCGGTGCGTTCGTGGCGCATCCGCAGGGCGAGGCCGAGGTTGTGCAGGCGGCCGCCCCGGTCCTCCGGGCCGCCCTCGTCGACGGCCGCGCGGGCGACCCGTACCGCCTCGGTCACGTCGTCGAGCGCGCCCCGGTGTTCGTACCGCTCGCGGAGCGCGGCGCACAGGCCGCTCAGGACGAGGCTCCGCTCGGGGTGGCCGGGACCCGCCTCCGCCTCGGCCTCGCGCAGGACCGCGACCGCGGCGTCGAGGTCCTCGGGCCTGCCCTCGCGCTCGTACCGCAGGCGCAGGACCACGCCCTGGAGCGCGAGGGCGGAGGCGTACAGCGGGCGTAACCGCCGGGGAGTTCCCGCGACGGCGGCCTCGCAGGCCTGGACGGCGTCCTCCAACTGCCCCCGGCCCAGCTGGCGTTCGGCCGCGAAGACGGCCGCGCGGGCCCGCTCGTGGAGGGCGGTGAGGCCCGCCGCCTCGGTGTCGGCGTCGGGGTCCGGCCGCGCTTCCCGGCGGCCCGCGTACCGATCGAGGGCCGCGGCGATGGCCGCGTCCTGCCGTCCGGCCTCGGCACCGAGCAGCACGCTCCGGCACCGGTGGAGGTCGGCGAGGGTCAGGACGGCTTCGGGATCGGCGGCCGGGTCGGGCACGTGCCGCATCAACTCACGGGCCATCCGCAGCGCTTCGGGGTCGAGGATCGCCGCACGGTCCATGGTCGTCCGGAACAGCAGTACGCGCGCCGCCAGGGCGTGCAGCAGATCGTCCCGCCTCGTGACCGCCATACGGGTTACGGTACCGAGCGTGGCGGTGTCCGACCGAGGGGGCGGTTGCGTGGCGGGCGAGGAGAAGTACCGGCTCGGCCGGCTGTGCGCACAGCTCACCGCGATCCACGCGCTCGCGGAACGCCAGGGCGAGGCGGCGGAACTCGACGCCGTCCTGACCGGACTCCGGGCGGACGGCGACGCCGCCGAACTCACCTCACGGGCCGATGAGTTGCTGCGCCGGTGCGGAGTGGCGCGGGGTCTCGGCGACCAGCGCTCCCCCGGTGGCGTGCTCCCCGCTCTGGGCGGCGGACATCCGGTGGAGGAGGCCCATGTGTGCCCGGCGGGCCGCTGCGACCGGGTGGTCCTCGAACCGGGCGGGCGGTGCGAGCTGTACGTCGCCCCGCTGCGCCTGGTCAGGTGGGGTGGGGCGTGACCACGTTCCTGGCCACCCTCGGCGGCAAACTCGCCGACACCTGGGTCTCGTTGCTCGTCCTGCCGGGCCTGCTGTACCTCGCCGTCCTCTCGGCCGCCCCGGTGCTCGGCCACCGACACGCCCTCGACCACGGTCTGTTGACCGCGCGGATCGACGCGCTGGCCGACGATCCCGCCGCGCACGCACCCGGAACGGTGATCGTCTTCGGTGTGCTCCTCCTGGTCGCCGCCGCGGGCGTCAGCCGGCTGACCGCCGCGCTGGGCGCTGGGGTCGAGCGGTTGTGGCTCGGGGACTGGCCCGCGGCGCTGCGGCCCGCCTCGCGTGCCCTGACCCGGCGCCGCGCGACCCGGTGGGCGGCGGCCGACGCGGCTCACCGCCGGGCGGTGGCGGCCACGGCGCTGCGGTTCGCCGCGGAGAGCCGGGGGGAGCCCGCCCTGGAGCCCGCCCTGGACGTGGCCGGACCGGACGCCGCCGGGAGCGAGGGCCCGGGGCACCCGGACCCGGCGGCGGACACCGTCGGCCTCAACGACGCACGCAACCGGATCGCCCTGACCCGGCCGGCCCGGCCGACCTGGATGGGCGACCGACTGCTCGCCGCCGACGCCCGGGTCCACCGGACGTACCGGATCGACCTCACCTCGGCGTGGCCCCGGCTCTGGCTGCTACTGTCCGACACCGCGCACGCCGAGGTCCGGGCGGCCCGGTCCGCGCTCACCGCCGCGGCCCGCCGGGCGGCCTGGGGGCTGCTCTATCTGCTGCCCGCGCTGTGGTGGTGGCCGGCCGCCCTGATCGCCGTCGTCACCTGGGGTGGCGCCTGGCGTCAGGGCCGGGTGGCGGTCCACGAGTTCGCCGAACTCGTGGAGTCGGCCGTCGACCTGCACGGCCGGGACCTCGCCACCGCTCTGGGCATTCCGTGCGAGGAGCAGCTGACCGCCACCACCGGCCTGGCGATCACCCGCACGCTGCGCAAGGGGACCTGAACCGGCTCACGGCTCACCGGTCGCGGCTCACCGGTCGCGGCGGCCG is from Streptomyces venezuelae ATCC 10712 and encodes:
- a CDS encoding CHAT domain-containing protein, with amino-acid sequence MAVTRRDDLLHALAARVLLFRTTMDRAAILDPEALRMARELMRHVPDPAADPEAVLTLADLHRCRSVLLGAEAGRQDAAIAAALDRYAGRREARPDPDADTEAAGLTALHERARAAVFAAERQLGRGQLEDAVQACEAAVAGTPRRLRPLYASALALQGVVLRLRYEREGRPEDLDAAVAVLREAEAEAGPGHPERSLVLSGLCAALRERYEHRGALDDVTEAVRVARAAVDEGGPEDRGGRLHNLGLALRMRHERTGDPKDLTEAVAAHKEAVLLAPPGHRDHVLLQQGLANVLRVRRERGSDEADSRARIDALEAAAADADTALGPRVGALLNLASALTERFQLAGRAEDADRAESLLRTAAAALPTRHPRYAGVQHQLGLVLAARGRPGASAALRAAALHPTAPPLTRLRAAHAWGFEAMKARRPEEAATAYGHALAQLPTLASRHLPLADAERVLAESRGLAADAAACALSADAPTRALSLLESGRGILLTRALGTHADDLPRQRAEAPQPADRREWPRTGRSADVDVAAGVEADAEADAGVEAAASVDRSVCGAGGDATPAAVRRRAGSDGDADAHADGTAADAAAAAAADADAADADAGVGAAAAVGRSACGGGGDAPPAAVRCCACSDADAGVGAVAAVGGSASAAGGAATHAAVRCHASSDAEVGRVAAAAVDRPASAPGGDATPAAVGRRGGSDGDADAHAGGTASDAAAAAAVAAAADADAADADAGVGAAAAVGRSACGGGGDAPPAAVRRRAGSDGDADAHAGVAAAAAVDRPLSAAGGEAMPAAVRRRAGSDADADAHVGVGVADDAAGAGVGSAAAVDRPACAGGGDATAAAVRCRAGSDVDAHAGVAAAAADADSGVAAAAAVDRLASAAGGDAKPVAVRRRAGSDVGADAHAGGAAADAAAAADDAGVGAVAAVNRSARAAGGAATHAAVRCHASSDADSGVGAAPTVVRPACAAGGDAKPVAVRRRAGSDADADAHAAPGAAADGAPAPGAAAAVDRPASATSGDAAPAAVRRRAGSEEPLLPPEADGLLAEGADGPVVLVNVSRFRCDALVITAEGLLVVPLPRLTLREVVDRTVAFLGALERLQAGDGGDLMVGPAAEDELDGHLGWLWDGVTGPVLDALGITGPSADGRPPRVWWIPTGPLAFLPLHAAGHHREATGRTVLDRTVPSYAPTVRALAAARRRTAASVPSFLVVAVPEAPGAPPLPGAAGEGAAVAGALPGARLLAGEAATRDAVVSALADHTWLHFCGHGTSEPLTAVGSRLLVHDHLDHPLTVAGISRLDLSGADLAYLSACGTARSGFTVMDEGLHLAGGLQLAGFRHVVGTLWEIEDTLSVRIAEQVYEGLGAPRPVADRAPYAVREAVRGIRDRYPRTPSLWAAHIHVGP